The proteins below come from a single Dryobates pubescens isolate bDryPub1 chromosome 16, bDryPub1.pri, whole genome shotgun sequence genomic window:
- the FGF1 gene encoding fibroblast growth factor 1 isoform X1 produces the protein MAEGDITTFSALTEKFNLPPGNYKKPKLLYCSNGGHFLRILPDGKVDGTRDRSDQHIQLQLSAESVGEVYIRSTQSGQYLAMDPNGLLYGSQLLGEECLFLERLEENHYNTYVSKKHADKNWFVGLKKNGNSKLGPRTHYGQKAILFLPLPVSAD, from the exons atGGCTGAAGGAGACATCACCACCTTCAGTGCCCTGACAGAAAAGTTCAACCTTCCCCCAGGCAACTACAAGAAGCCCAAACTCCTCTACTGCAGCAACGGAGGCCACTTCCTGCGGATCCTCCCAGACGGCAAAGTGGATGGGACCAGGGACCGCAGCGACCAGCACA TTCAGCTCCAGCTAAGTGCAGAGAGCGTGGGAGAGGTGTACATAAGGAGCACCCAGTCTGGCCAGTACCTGGCAATGGACCCCAATGGGCTGCTCTATGGCTCA CAGTTACTGGGTGAGGAGTGCCTGttccttgagaggctggaggagaaccATTACAACACCTACGTCTCCAAAAAGCACGCGGACAAGAACTGGTTTGTAGGGCTGAAGAAGAACGGGAACAGCAAGCTGGGGCCACGGACTCACTACGGCCAGAAAgccatcctcttcctcccacTGCCTGTCTCAGCTGACTAA
- the FGF1 gene encoding fibroblast growth factor 1 isoform X2, whose protein sequence is MAEGDITTFSALTEKFNLPPGNYKKPKLLYCSNGGHFLRILPDGKVDGTRDRSDQHIQLQLSAESVGEVYIRSTQSGQYLAMDPNGLLYGSLLGEECLFLERLEENHYNTYVSKKHADKNWFVGLKKNGNSKLGPRTHYGQKAILFLPLPVSAD, encoded by the exons atGGCTGAAGGAGACATCACCACCTTCAGTGCCCTGACAGAAAAGTTCAACCTTCCCCCAGGCAACTACAAGAAGCCCAAACTCCTCTACTGCAGCAACGGAGGCCACTTCCTGCGGATCCTCCCAGACGGCAAAGTGGATGGGACCAGGGACCGCAGCGACCAGCACA TTCAGCTCCAGCTAAGTGCAGAGAGCGTGGGAGAGGTGTACATAAGGAGCACCCAGTCTGGCCAGTACCTGGCAATGGACCCCAATGGGCTGCTCTATGGCTCA TTACTGGGTGAGGAGTGCCTGttccttgagaggctggaggagaaccATTACAACACCTACGTCTCCAAAAAGCACGCGGACAAGAACTGGTTTGTAGGGCTGAAGAAGAACGGGAACAGCAAGCTGGGGCCACGGACTCACTACGGCCAGAAAgccatcctcttcctcccacTGCCTGTCTCAGCTGACTAA